A region from the Rhodopseudomonas julia genome encodes:
- a CDS encoding ABC transporter substrate-binding protein, whose translation MRGLWRTALFGLCALALAAGFVPKAEAQTPPNVLIVGQIAEPKSLDPHAVTASNDFRILVNLYDGLVRTKDGTLEPEPALAKSWEVSEDGLTYTFHLREGVTFHDGTPFNAEAVKFNFERMLDEDHPYHDTGPFPLAFFFSSVDEIATPDDMTVVFKLKEPYAPFLSNLAYPTGLIVSPDAVKEYGKDVGRHPVGTGPFKFETWDSNTRVVLTRNDDYWDGAPSLEAVVFRPITDANTRIAEMLSGGIDVMVEVPPDNLKTFADDPTFKVYEQAGPHLWYVILNTKDGPFADKRVRQAVNYAVNKRSLVDDVLQGTAEVAAGPVPPAFAWAHNDDVKPYPYDPEKAKALLKEAGVENAELTFYVTEGGSGMLDPVPMGTAIQADLAKVGLDAKIESYEWNTFLAQVNPGLEGKADMAEMAWMTNDPDTLPYLTLRSDALPDEGGFNSGYYSNEKVDELLEKARRSTDQDERAKLYKEAQVIIHDDAPWIFIANWKQNAVTTERVGGFSLQPSFLLHLKDVTKQ comes from the coding sequence ATGAGAGGTCTCTGGCGAACGGCCCTGTTCGGGCTTTGCGCGCTTGCCCTTGCCGCCGGATTCGTGCCGAAGGCCGAGGCGCAGACGCCCCCGAATGTTCTCATCGTCGGGCAGATCGCCGAGCCGAAATCGCTCGATCCGCACGCCGTCACCGCATCGAACGACTTTCGTATTCTCGTCAATCTCTATGATGGGCTGGTGCGCACCAAGGACGGCACGCTGGAGCCCGAACCGGCTTTGGCGAAATCCTGGGAGGTGAGCGAGGACGGGCTGACCTACACCTTCCATCTGCGCGAGGGCGTCACCTTTCACGACGGCACGCCCTTCAACGCCGAGGCGGTGAAGTTCAATTTCGAGAGGATGCTCGACGAGGATCATCCCTATCATGATACGGGACCCTTCCCGCTCGCCTTCTTCTTCTCCTCCGTCGACGAGATCGCCACGCCCGACGATATGACGGTGGTCTTCAAGCTGAAGGAGCCTTACGCGCCCTTCCTGTCCAATCTCGCTTATCCGACGGGGCTCATCGTCTCGCCCGACGCCGTGAAGGAATACGGCAAGGATGTCGGCCGCCATCCGGTCGGCACGGGGCCCTTCAAGTTCGAGACCTGGGATTCCAACACCCGTGTCGTCTTGACCCGCAACGACGATTACTGGGACGGGGCGCCCTCGCTCGAGGCCGTCGTCTTCCGCCCGATCACCGATGCCAATACGCGGATCGCCGAGATGCTGTCGGGCGGCATCGACGTGATGGTGGAAGTGCCGCCGGACAACCTCAAGACGTTCGCCGACGATCCGACCTTCAAGGTCTACGAGCAGGCGGGGCCGCATCTCTGGTACGTCATCTTGAACACCAAGGATGGTCCGTTCGCCGACAAGCGCGTTCGCCAGGCGGTGAATTACGCCGTCAACAAACGTTCTCTGGTCGACGACGTGCTGCAGGGCACGGCCGAGGTCGCCGCCGGGCCGGTGCCGCCGGCTTTCGCCTGGGCGCACAATGACGACGTGAAGCCCTATCCCTACGATCCGGAAAAGGCGAAGGCGCTCCTGAAGGAGGCCGGCGTAGAGAACGCGGAGCTCACCTTCTATGTGACGGAGGGCGGTTCCGGCATGCTCGATCCCGTGCCGATGGGCACCGCCATCCAGGCCGATCTCGCGAAAGTGGGGCTCGATGCGAAGATCGAAAGCTATGAGTGGAACACGTTCCTGGCGCAGGTGAATCCGGGATTGGAAGGCAAGGCCGACATGGCGGAGATGGCCTGGATGACCAACGATCCCGATACGCTGCCTTATCTCACCTTGCGCTCAGATGCGCTGCCGGACGAGGGCGGCTTCAACTCCGGCTATTATTCCAACGAGAAGGTCGACGAGCTCCTGGAAAAGGCGCGCCGCTCCACCGATCAAGACGAACGCGCCAAGCTCTACAAGGAGGCTCAGGTGATCATCCACGACGACGCGCCGTGGATCTTCATCGCCAATTGGAAGCAGAACGCCGTGACGACGGAAAGGGTCGGCGGCTTTTCGCTGCAGCCCTCCTTCCTCTTGCATCTGAAGGACGTGACGAAGCAGTGA
- a CDS encoding phospholipase D-like domain-containing protein: MRISTNLKLLRMPLSPSSTEIDTSRSSSPRPSPDGEGVASASGFERILEPGRNCWRIDTAHRASLLIDGATYFRRLDEALRKARHSILIIGWDFDASAQLRPDKEDGETLGTLLRSLVEEKETLQVQILIWNLSPVHTPSATLPLIVGADWEEHPRIALHLDNHHPAYGVQHRKIVVIDGVLAFVGGIDLTINRWDTSRHQPQDPARQTVNGDSYDPIHDMEMMVDGAVARSMADLARDHWEAATEEKAAIPSAEGPQGGGEGEAEDLWPEDLEPDFSDIDIGIARTVPAIDKDREVREIESLTFDALRAARNTIYIENQYLSDDKVGDILEERLAEKDGPEVVAVITRANQGVIEGWFMGGNLNRMIRRLRQCDRYGRFGIYHPVASVDPHLEIMVHAKVLIIDDQLLRVGSSNLNRRSTGLDKECDLAIEAHDEDCQAIIRKLRNRLLSEHLDCTPDTLAQVSAEEDTLVKVIDRLNTSNKRLIDFPEVKTHGAKKLMPGTRLFDPRGPIALFGRIRRKGGPHRRRKTG, translated from the coding sequence TTGCGTATCAGCACCAATCTCAAGCTCTTGAGGATGCCTTTGTCGCCAAGCTCGACCGAAATCGACACGTCTCGCTCGTCTTCCCCGCGCCCATCTCCCGATGGCGAGGGCGTAGCCTCTGCGAGCGGGTTCGAACGCATCCTGGAGCCTGGGCGCAATTGCTGGCGCATCGACACGGCCCACCGCGCGAGCCTCCTCATCGACGGCGCCACCTACTTCCGCCGCCTCGACGAAGCGCTCCGCAAGGCGCGGCACTCGATCCTCATCATCGGCTGGGACTTCGATGCGAGCGCGCAATTGCGCCCCGACAAGGAAGACGGCGAAACGCTCGGCACGCTGCTGCGCTCGCTCGTGGAGGAAAAGGAGACGCTTCAGGTCCAGATCCTGATCTGGAACCTGTCGCCGGTGCACACGCCGAGCGCCACCCTGCCGCTCATCGTCGGCGCCGATTGGGAGGAGCATCCGCGCATCGCGCTGCATCTCGACAACCATCACCCGGCCTACGGCGTGCAGCACCGCAAGATCGTCGTCATCGACGGCGTGCTCGCCTTCGTCGGCGGCATTGACCTGACCATCAACCGCTGGGATACGAGCCGCCATCAGCCGCAGGACCCGGCCAGGCAGACGGTGAACGGCGATTCCTACGACCCGATCCACGATATGGAGATGATGGTCGACGGCGCCGTGGCCCGTTCCATGGCCGATCTGGCGCGCGATCATTGGGAAGCGGCGACCGAGGAGAAGGCCGCGATTCCGTCGGCGGAAGGCCCGCAGGGCGGCGGAGAAGGCGAAGCCGAAGATCTATGGCCGGAGGATCTTGAACCGGATTTCAGCGATATCGACATCGGCATCGCCCGCACCGTGCCCGCCATCGATAAAGACCGTGAGGTGCGCGAAATCGAGAGCCTCACCTTCGACGCTCTGCGCGCGGCACGCAACACGATCTATATCGAGAACCAGTATCTGTCCGACGACAAGGTCGGCGATATCCTCGAAGAACGGCTGGCCGAAAAGGACGGGCCGGAGGTGGTCGCCGTCATCACGCGCGCCAATCAGGGCGTGATCGAAGGCTGGTTCATGGGCGGCAATCTGAACCGCATGATCCGGCGTCTGCGCCAATGCGACCGCTATGGCCGCTTCGGCATCTATCATCCGGTGGCCTCCGTCGACCCGCACCTGGAAATCATGGTGCACGCCAAGGTGCTCATCATCGACGACCAGCTTCTTCGCGTCGGCTCATCCAACCTCAACCGGCGCTCCACCGGCCTCGACAAGGAATGCGATCTCGCCATCGAAGCCCATGACGAAGACTGCCAGGCAATCATCCGCAAACTGCGCAACCGGCTGCTCTCCGAACATCTCGATTGCACGCCGGACACGCTCGCCCAGGTGAGTGCGGAAGAAGACACGCTGGTGAAGGTGATCGATCGCCTCAACACGAGCAACAAGCGGCTCATCGATTTTCCCGAGGTGAAGACACATGGCGCCAAGAAGCTGATGCCCGGCACCCGCCTGTTCGATCCGCGCGGCCCGATCGCCCTCTTCGGGCGGATCAGGCGCAAGGGCGGCCCGCATCGGCGCCGCAAGACCGGTTAG
- a CDS encoding endonuclease/exonuclease/phosphatase family protein, which translates to MTWNIHGGAPWGGRRNLARVKEIVAAHDPDVVALQEVDSRRSAVEATSAFEELAEGLGTYAAHAKTIIAPDGEFGHMLISRFPFTGTSAHDISIAGRERRAVIDALIETPGGRLHVVAAHFGLGFAERRHQASLAAELTRADAAASIMLGDFNEWQWRGAVRRVLLKALPERTPERTFPAHLPLLSLDRIYGRPAGLIVKSFVDPAGRLASDHLPLIADLDLGAVART; encoded by the coding sequence ATGACCTGGAACATCCACGGCGGCGCCCCCTGGGGCGGACGGCGCAACCTCGCGCGCGTCAAGGAGATCGTCGCAGCCCACGATCCGGACGTCGTCGCGCTGCAAGAGGTCGATTCCCGACGCAGCGCGGTTGAGGCGACCTCTGCCTTCGAGGAGCTTGCCGAGGGGCTCGGCACCTATGCGGCGCACGCCAAGACGATCATCGCCCCCGATGGCGAATTCGGCCATATGCTGATCAGCCGATTTCCCTTCACCGGCACCAGCGCCCACGACATCTCCATCGCGGGCCGCGAGAGGCGGGCCGTCATCGACGCGCTCATCGAAACGCCCGGCGGGCGGCTGCATGTCGTCGCCGCGCATTTCGGGCTCGGCTTTGCCGAAAGGCGCCATCAGGCGAGCCTCGCGGCCGAACTCACACGCGCAGACGCGGCCGCCTCTATCATGCTCGGCGATTTCAACGAATGGCAGTGGCGCGGCGCCGTACGACGCGTTCTCCTCAAGGCCCTGCCCGAGCGCACGCCGGAGCGGACCTTCCCCGCCCATCTGCCTCTCCTGTCGCTCGACCGGATCTATGGCCGTCCCGCCGGCCTCATCGTGAAGAGCTTCGTCGACCCCGCCGGGCGGCTTGCCTCCGATCACCTACCTTTGATCGCCGACCTGGATCTGGGAGCCGTCGCTCGCACCTGA
- a CDS encoding sulfurtransferase TusA family protein, giving the protein MADQVLDAKGLNCPLPLLRARKVLEELPSGSTLEVSATDPGTVRNFEDFCQTSGHELVESRTEGDVFTFVIKRCA; this is encoded by the coding sequence ATGGCTGATCAGGTTCTCGACGCGAAAGGGCTCAATTGCCCGCTGCCGCTCTTGCGCGCCAGGAAGGTCTTGGAAGAACTGCCCTCCGGCAGCACACTCGAAGTCTCCGCGACAGATCCAGGCACCGTCAGGAACTTCGAGGATTTCTGCCAGACGAGCGGTCACGAACTCGTGGAATCACGCACGGAGGGCGACGTCTTCACCTTCGTCATCAAACGTTGCGCGTGA
- a CDS encoding HAD family hydrolase encodes MSYRVVLIDFDGTLADTRRSVVACMRRTLAERGFDMPDGEKIQEVIAAGLSLDQAVAVLVPQLTPDEISRCVETYRDNYPAIDAEHTQLFEGARETLAALEEAGMAVVILSNKGVRAIEATLARFETEVSAVIAAEPGAPMKPDPAVFHERVAPLFGVRPAGDYLMVGDTRADLAFANAVGIAACFARYGYGEASDCLGLSPDHVINTLGELAAIVCGPPAVTEEV; translated from the coding sequence ATGTCCTACCGCGTCGTCCTCATCGACTTCGACGGCACGCTTGCCGACACAAGGCGGTCGGTCGTTGCCTGTATGCGCCGGACGCTAGCCGAGCGCGGCTTCGACATGCCGGATGGGGAGAAGATCCAAGAGGTGATCGCGGCGGGCCTGTCGCTCGATCAGGCCGTGGCGGTCCTGGTGCCGCAATTGACGCCGGACGAGATCTCACGGTGCGTTGAGACCTATCGCGACAATTATCCCGCGATCGACGCCGAACATACGCAGCTTTTTGAAGGCGCACGCGAGACGCTCGCCGCCTTAGAAGAGGCGGGGATGGCGGTCGTGATCTTGTCCAACAAGGGGGTGAGAGCCATCGAGGCGACGCTCGCCCGCTTTGAGACCGAGGTGAGTGCCGTCATCGCGGCCGAACCCGGCGCGCCGATGAAGCCCGATCCGGCGGTCTTTCATGAGCGGGTCGCGCCGCTTTTCGGCGTGCGGCCGGCAGGCGATTATCTGATGGTCGGCGACACCAGGGCCGACCTCGCTTTTGCCAACGCTGTCGGCATCGCCGCCTGTTTCGCCCGCTATGGCTATGGCGAGGCGTCAGACTGCCTGGGGCTCTCTCCCGACCATGTCATCAACACGCTCGGCGAGTTGGCCGCGATCGTGTGTGGGCCGCCTGCGGTGACGGAAGAGGTGTGA
- a CDS encoding alanine/glycine:cation symporter family protein, with translation MDAVIDFTNNILWSYVLIYGLLAVGVFFTFRLGFIQFRHFPEFLRVVRGSRSSDKSGISPLQALTVSLASRVGTGNLAGVAVALTLGGPGAIFWMWMVALVGMATAYAESTLAQLYKVRNEDGDYRGGPAFYIARGLRLPWLGGIFSVFLILSFGLVFNAVQANSIADAVEAAFGIPKLWIGLGLAILSGIVIFGGIRQIARVAEIIVPFMAIAYLAVAFYVLIVHYAELPGVFALIVKSAFGLEEVAGGVTGGIAAAMLNGVKRGLFSNEAGMGSAPNIAAVATPDPHHPSSQGMVQALGVFIDTLLICSATALMILLSGVYTPGQEVTGTELTQNALSAHIGDWGVYFVAVAIFFFAFTSIIGNYSYAENAMTFLGFGGKGGLTVLRIAALLMVVWGSLQSVRTVFNTADASMGLMATINLIAIVALSGTVTKLTHDYFKQKKAGKEPTFDNDFYPELAGKIDGTIWTKHGDLGKRDTQAADEETASSRA, from the coding sequence CTGGACGCTGTCATCGATTTCACAAACAACATTTTATGGAGCTACGTTCTCATCTACGGCTTGTTGGCCGTCGGTGTGTTTTTCACCTTCAGGCTCGGCTTCATTCAGTTTCGTCATTTTCCGGAATTCCTGCGCGTCGTGCGCGGCTCGCGCTCCAGCGATAAATCCGGCATCTCGCCTTTGCAGGCACTCACCGTGTCGCTCGCCTCGCGCGTCGGCACCGGCAATCTCGCCGGCGTCGCGGTGGCTTTGACCCTCGGCGGTCCGGGCGCCATTTTCTGGATGTGGATGGTGGCCCTCGTCGGCATGGCGACGGCCTATGCGGAATCGACGCTCGCCCAGCTCTACAAAGTGCGCAACGAAGACGGCGATTATCGCGGCGGCCCGGCCTTCTACATCGCGCGGGGCCTGCGTCTGCCCTGGCTCGGCGGCATCTTCTCGGTCTTCCTGATCCTCTCCTTCGGCCTCGTCTTCAATGCCGTGCAGGCAAATTCGATCGCCGATGCGGTGGAGGCGGCCTTCGGCATTCCGAAATTGTGGATCGGGCTTGGCCTCGCCATTTTGTCCGGCATCGTCATCTTCGGCGGCATCCGTCAGATCGCGCGGGTGGCCGAGATCATCGTGCCGTTCATGGCGATCGCTTACCTCGCCGTCGCCTTCTATGTGCTCATCGTCCACTATGCCGAATTGCCGGGGGTCTTCGCGCTCATCGTCAAAAGCGCCTTCGGGCTTGAGGAAGTGGCGGGCGGCGTCACCGGCGGCATCGCCGCAGCCATGCTGAACGGCGTCAAACGCGGCCTCTTCTCCAACGAGGCGGGCATGGGTTCGGCACCGAACATCGCCGCCGTCGCCACGCCCGACCCGCATCATCCCTCCAGCCAGGGCATGGTGCAGGCGCTCGGCGTCTTCATCGACACGCTTCTCATCTGTTCGGCGACCGCGCTGATGATCCTTTTGTCCGGCGTCTATACGCCCGGCCAGGAGGTCACCGGAACGGAGCTGACGCAGAACGCGCTCTCCGCCCATATCGGCGATTGGGGCGTCTATTTCGTCGCCGTGGCGATCTTCTTCTTCGCCTTTACCTCCATCATCGGCAATTACTCCTATGCCGAAAACGCCATGACCTTCCTCGGCTTCGGCGGCAAGGGAGGGCTCACGGTCCTGCGCATCGCAGCACTCTTGATGGTCGTCTGGGGATCGCTGCAATCGGTGCGCACGGTCTTCAACACGGCCGATGCCTCGATGGGATTGATGGCCACCATCAACCTCATCGCCATCGTCGCCCTGTCGGGCACGGTCACCAAGCTCACGCACGATTACTTCAAGCAGAAGAAAGCGGGCAAAGAGCCGACCTTCGACAACGACTTCTATCCAGAACTTGCCGGCAAGATCGACGGCACGATCTGGACGAAGCATGGCGATCTCGGCAAGCGCGACACGCAAGCGGCCGACGAAGAGACCGCTTCCAGCCGCGCCTGA
- a CDS encoding HNH endonuclease has product MALRDHPAHTCWLCGRPLGRRVEWHHPVPKSRGGRETVPIHPICHRTLHAVFSNAELARFEAEGMPLSAHPAIAKFLAWIANKPPDFHAPTHRRR; this is encoded by the coding sequence ATGGCTTTGCGTGATCACCCTGCCCACACCTGCTGGCTGTGCGGGCGCCCGCTCGGGCGGCGCGTCGAATGGCATCATCCGGTGCCCAAAAGCCGTGGCGGGCGGGAAACGGTGCCGATCCATCCGATCTGCCACCGCACGCTGCATGCGGTCTTCTCGAATGCCGAGCTTGCACGCTTCGAGGCGGAGGGCATGCCGCTCTCCGCCCATCCGGCGATTGCAAAATTTCTCGCCTGGATCGCCAACAAGCCGCCGGATTTTCACGCCCCGACGCATCGCCGGCGCTGA
- the pncB gene encoding nicotinate phosphoribosyltransferase: MATTDLASRVYDHTWKLDPIVRSLLDTDFYKLLMLQMIWRLHRDTQVTFSLINRTSRVKLAEEIDEAELRDQLDYARSLSFTKKEMIWLAGNSFYGRSQIFEPEFLAWLAKFRLPEYELKRVDGQFELDFHGPWTHTTMWEIPALAIVNELRSRSAMRPMGRFALDVLYARAKAKLWDKVERLRRLPNLRLSDFGTRRRHSFLWQRWCVEALKEGLGDAFIGSSNVLLAMDADLEAIGTNAHELPMVEAALSPDDAALQGAPYRVLREWETLYGGNLLIVLPDAYGTTAFLKNAPDWVADWTGFRPDSAPPIPAGEEIIAWWRSKGRDPTEKLLIFSDGMDVDTIEETYRHFSGRARMSFGWGTNLTNDFRGCAPEPCGALDPISLVCKVSSANGHPVVKLSDNPRKASGPEEEIERYLKVFGSKGRIDREVFV; the protein is encoded by the coding sequence ATGGCGACGACCGATCTCGCGAGCCGCGTCTACGATCACACCTGGAAGCTCGACCCGATCGTTCGCTCCCTGCTCGACACGGATTTTTACAAGCTCCTGATGTTGCAGATGATCTGGCGTCTGCATCGCGACACGCAGGTGACCTTCTCGCTGATCAACCGCACGAGCCGCGTCAAACTCGCCGAAGAGATCGACGAGGCGGAGCTGCGCGACCAGCTCGATTATGCCCGCTCGCTTTCCTTCACCAAGAAGGAGATGATCTGGCTCGCCGGCAATTCGTTTTATGGCCGCTCGCAGATCTTCGAGCCGGAATTCCTCGCCTGGCTCGCCAAGTTCCGCCTGCCGGAATACGAGCTGAAGCGGGTCGACGGGCAGTTCGAGCTCGATTTCCACGGTCCATGGACGCACACGACGATGTGGGAGATCCCGGCTCTTGCCATCGTCAACGAGCTCCGCTCACGCTCTGCCATGCGCCCGATGGGACGCTTCGCGCTCGACGTGCTCTACGCCCGCGCCAAGGCGAAACTCTGGGACAAGGTGGAGCGGCTGCGCCGGCTGCCGAATTTGCGGCTCTCCGATTTCGGCACGAGACGGCGGCATTCCTTTCTGTGGCAGCGCTGGTGCGTGGAGGCCTTGAAGGAGGGGCTGGGCGACGCCTTCATCGGCTCCTCGAACGTGCTTCTGGCGATGGATGCCGATCTGGAGGCGATCGGCACCAATGCCCACGAGCTGCCGATGGTGGAGGCGGCTCTGTCGCCCGATGACGCGGCGCTTCAGGGCGCACCCTACCGGGTGCTGCGCGAATGGGAGACGCTTTACGGCGGCAATCTTCTGATCGTCCTGCCCGACGCCTACGGCACGACGGCGTTTTTGAAGAATGCGCCCGACTGGGTCGCCGACTGGACCGGCTTTCGCCCCGATTCCGCCCCGCCCATTCCCGCCGGCGAGGAGATCATCGCCTGGTGGCGCTCGAAGGGACGTGACCCGACGGAAAAGCTCCTGATCTTCTCCGACGGCATGGATGTCGACACGATCGAGGAGACCTACCGGCATTTTTCCGGCAGGGCGCGCATGTCCTTCGGCTGGGGCACCAATCTCACCAACGATTTCCGCGGCTGCGCGCCGGAGCCTTGCGGGGCGCTCGATCCGATCTCGCTCGTCTGCAAGGTGAGCAGCGCCAACGGCCATCCGGTCGTCAAGCTCTCCGACAATCCGCGAAAGGCGAGCGGACCGGAAGAGGAGATCGAGCGCTATCTGAAGGTCTTCGGCTCCAAGGGCCGCATCGATCGCGAGGTTTTCGTCTGA
- a CDS encoding MFS transporter: MFQLVTSVWALLFGVFLIMVGNGMQSTLMGVRGDIEGFSTFELSLVTSGYFLGFLVGSRWTPEMIRKVGHVRVFAALGSLMSAGLIAFPLLTDPWSWTILRLMLGFCLSGIYVTSESWLNDRATNETRGMLLSSYMVAQMLGMVAGQGLLNFGDAAGFSLFVWASILVSLAFTPVLLSAVPIPAVQSPKAMSLRQLYDRSPTAAVGTLVLGGVLAAQMGMSPVYGAKIGLDVREISALVAALFTGSFLFQFPVGRMSDFMDRRVLILTLSTVGAVTCGVAFTLSGNLIALLAAGLVMGGMASPLYSLLIAYTNDYLDHEDMPAAASGMVFIYGVGAVAGPLMTGQAMDLAGPQFFWVILAVLFAIIAVHTGWRMSQRPAPAGDDSAYVSVLPNSSTVAVEAAYEWYTEAASESDEEEGAETKSGNGEGASETDQAASDGDEPAPEVEEPAPENLQHKEDYGPEYVDDDENAPPEKDR, encoded by the coding sequence ATGTTTCAGCTCGTCACGAGCGTCTGGGCGCTTCTCTTCGGTGTCTTCCTGATCATGGTCGGCAACGGCATGCAGTCGACGCTGATGGGTGTGCGCGGCGATATCGAGGGGTTTTCGACGTTCGAGCTGTCGCTCGTCACGTCGGGCTATTTCCTGGGCTTTCTGGTCGGCTCGCGCTGGACGCCGGAGATGATCCGCAAAGTCGGCCATGTGCGCGTCTTCGCAGCGCTCGGCTCCTTGATGTCGGCCGGGCTCATCGCCTTTCCGCTTCTGACCGATCCGTGGTCGTGGACGATCCTGCGCCTGATGCTCGGCTTCTGCCTGTCGGGCATCTATGTGACGTCGGAAAGCTGGCTCAACGACCGCGCCACCAACGAGACGCGCGGCATGCTGTTGTCGTCCTATATGGTGGCGCAGATGCTCGGCATGGTGGCAGGGCAGGGGCTTTTGAATTTCGGCGATGCGGCGGGCTTCTCCCTGTTCGTCTGGGCGTCGATCCTCGTCTCGCTCGCCTTCACGCCGGTGCTCCTGTCGGCCGTGCCGATTCCGGCGGTGCAATCGCCCAAGGCGATGTCGCTGCGCCAGCTCTACGACCGCTCGCCGACGGCGGCGGTGGGCACGCTGGTGCTCGGTGGCGTGCTGGCGGCGCAGATGGGCATGTCTCCTGTCTACGGCGCCAAGATCGGGCTCGATGTGCGCGAGATCTCGGCGCTCGTCGCCGCCCTCTTCACCGGCTCCTTCCTGTTTCAGTTTCCGGTCGGTCGGATGTCGGATTTCATGGACCGGAGGGTCTTGATCCTGACGCTTTCGACCGTCGGCGCGGTGACCTGTGGCGTCGCCTTCACGCTGTCGGGAAACCTGATCGCGCTTCTGGCGGCCGGCCTCGTCATGGGCGGTATGGCAAGCCCGCTCTACTCGCTCCTGATCGCCTACACGAACGATTACCTCGACCATGAAGATATGCCGGCAGCCGCGAGCGGCATGGTTTTCATCTATGGGGTCGGCGCGGTCGCAGGCCCGCTGATGACCGGTCAGGCGATGGATCTCGCCGGCCCGCAATTCTTCTGGGTCATCCTGGCGGTGCTCTTTGCGATCATCGCGGTCCATACCGGCTGGCGCATGTCGCAGCGTCCGGCCCCGGCCGGCGATGATTCCGCCTATGTCAGCGTGCTGCCGAACTCGTCGACCGTCGCCGTCGAGGCGGCCTATGAATGGTACACCGAGGCAGCCTCGGAGAGCGACGAGGAGGAAGGCGCCGAGACCAAATCGGGCAACGGCGAGGGCGCGTCGGAAACCGATCAGGCGGCCTCGGATGGCGACGAGCCGGCCCCGGAGGTCGAGGAGCCGGCGCCGGAAAACCTGCAGCACAAGGAAGATTACGGGCCGGAATACGTGGACGACGACGAGAACGCGCCGCCCGAAAAGGATCGTTAG